In a single window of the Coffea eugenioides isolate CCC68of chromosome 3, Ceug_1.0, whole genome shotgun sequence genome:
- the LOC113764803 gene encoding probable E3 ubiquitin-protein ligase ARI7, which produces MESEDDMHDANDAESGDDDFYSGMDSDGDYDYDYGTADYEFMGNEIDDSDDIIDSRGQKSYTILKEEDIRQRQEDDIMRISTVLSVSREVACLLLRRYNWSVNNVHEEWFAHEERVRLAVGLLEKPVVQSSNAKEVACGICFENYPLDKISAAACGHSFCNTCWQAYVSTSINDGPGCLTLRCPDPSCYAAVGQEMIARLASDENKDKYYRYLLRSYIEDNRKTKWCPAPGCDHAVEYVVGSGSYDVTCSCSYSFCWNCTEEAHRPVDCETVAKWILKNSAESENMNWILANSKPCPKCKRPIEKNQGCMHMTCTPPCKFEFCWLCLGVWSEHGERTGGFYACNRYEAAKQEGVYDEAERRREMAKNSLERYTHYYERWATNQSSRQKALADLHLMQTVHLEKLSEIQCQPESQLKFIIEAWLQIVECRRVLKWTYAYGYYLPEHEHTRRQFFEYLQGEAEAGLERLHQCAEKELQNYLQAEGPSKDFNDFRTKLAGLTSVTRNYFENLVRALENGLSDVDSQGSCSKTSSSKNVTASSKGKGGGKGKGSSKTGGSSRNLDDSGNWACDQCTYSNVKSATACQMCQHRR; this is translated from the exons ATGGAATCGGAGGATGATATGCACGACGCCAACGACGCGGAGTCCGGCGACGATGATTTCTACAGCGGAATGGATAGCGACGGAGACTATGATTACGACTACGGCACTGCCGATTACGAGTTTATGGGTAACGAGATTGATGACTCAGATGATATCATTGATAGTCGTGGCCAG AAGAGTTACACCATCTTGAAGGAAGAAGATATACGTCAACGTCAAGAAGATGACATCATGAGAATTTCGACCGTTCTCTCTGTATCAAGAGAAGTGGCTTGTCTACTGTTGCGGCGTTATAATTG GAGTGTTAATAATGTGCATGAGGAATGGTTTGCCCATGAAGAACGAGTCCGCTTGGCTGTTGGTTTATTGGAGAAGCCTGTTGTTCAAtcctcaaatgccaaggag GTTGCCTGTGGGATTTGTTTTGAGAACTATCCTCTTGACAAGATAAGTGCTGCTGCATGCGGTCATTCTTTTTGTAATACATGCTGGCAAG CTTACGTTAGCACATCTATCAATGATGGCCCTGGTTGCTTGACGCTGAGGTGTCCTGATCCCTCCTGCTATGCTGCTGTTGGACAAGAAATGATTGCTAGGCTGGCGTCTGATGAAAATAAGGATAAATATTATCGTTACCTTCTTAGATCATATATAGAAGACAACAGGAAG ACCAAGTGGTGTCCAGCTCCAGGTTGTGATCATGCTGTTGAATATGTGGTTGGAAGTGGGAGCTATGATGTTACTTGTAGTTGTTCATATAGCTTTTGTTGGAAC TGTACAGAGGAAGCTCATCGCCCTGTGGACTGTGAGACTGTGGCTAAGTGGATTTTGAAAAACAGTGCTGAGTCAGAAAACATGAACTG GATATTGGCGAATTCTAAGCCTTGTCCAAAGTGCAAACGTCCAATTGAGAAGAATCAAGGTTGCATGCACATGACTTGCACACCACCTTGCAAGTTTGAATTTTGCTG GCTATGTCTTGGTGTATGGTCAGAACATGGTGAGAGGACAGGTGGTTTCTATGCTTGCAACCGTTATGAGGCAGCAAAGCAGGAGGGGGTG TATGATGAAGCCGAACGCAGGAGGGAGATGGCCAAGAATTCTCTGGAGAGATATACTCACTACTATGAGCGGTGGGCAACCAACCAGTCG TCAAGGCAAAAAGCTCTAGCAGATTTGCACCTAATGCAAACTGTGCAT CTGGAAAAGTTGAGTGAAATACAATGCCAACCTGAGTCACAGTTGAAGTTCATAATTGAAGCTTGGCTTCAG ATCGTAGAATGTCGGAGGGTTCTAAAATGGACATATGCTTATGGCTATTACCTACCTGAGCATGAGCACACCAGGAGACAGTTTTTTGAGTACTTACAAG GGGAGGCAGAGGCTGGTTTAGAGAGGCTCCATCAGTGTGCAGAAAAGGAACTACAGAATTACCTCCAGGCTGAAGGTCCTTCGAAGGATTTCAATGATTTTCGCACGAAGTTAGCTGGTCTGACTAG TGTGACCCGAAACTACTTCGAGAACCTGGTCAGAGCATTAGAAAATGGTCTTTCGGATGTGGACTCGCAAGGATCTTGTAGCAAGACATCAAGCTCAAAAAATGTAACTGCTAGCAGCAAGGGAAAAGGTGGTGGCAAGGGAAAGGGGTCTTCCAAGACAGGAGGGTCTAGCAGAAACCTTGATGATTCTGGTAATTGGGCATGTGATCAGTGCACGTATTCAAATGTTAAGTCTGCAACTGCATGCCAAATGTGCCAGCATCGTCGGTGA